DNA from Mycobacteriales bacterium:
GTGTCGTACGGCGCCGCGCTGACACCTCCGGCGCGGGAGGTGACGACGCGACGAACCGGCATCCCTACGACGTGGTCAGGACTTGAGGAAGTCGGGGACGTCGAGTTCGTCCTCGAATTCCACGGCCCGGCGGCCGACCGCCCGGCCGACGTTGCCCGCCGGCGCCGGTGCCGGATTGGGCGTCGCGGCCGGCGCCGCGTGGGGCGACGGCGCCGCCCCTCCGGTGCGCGGAGCCGCCGGCTCCGCAGCCGGGGCGGCCGCGGTGGACCCGGCCGACCCGGTCGTCGACGATCCGGCGACGGCCGCGGAACTCTCCGGACGGGCCTGGCGGGCGGGTTCGGCCTTCTTGTAGGTCGGGGCACCGCCGTCGAACCCGGCCGCGATCACCGTGACCCGTACCTCGTCACCAAGGGCGTCGTCGATCACGGCACCGAAGATGATGTTGGCGTCGGGATGTGCCGCATTCGCGACCAGCGATGCGGACTCGTTGATCTCGAACAGTCCGAGGTCGGAACCGCCGGAGATGGACAGCAGCACACCGTGCGCCCCGTCCATGCTGGCTTCGAGCAGCGGGCTGGCGACCGCCATCTCGGCCGCGGTGACGGCGCGGTTGTCGCCGCGCGCGTTGCCGATACCCATCAGCGCCGAGCCGGCCCCGCTCATCACCGACTTCACGTCGGCGAAGTCGAGGTTGATCAGGCCCGGTGTGGTGATCAGGTCGGTGATGCCCTGGACACCGGAGAGCAGCACCTGGTCGGCGCTCTTGAACGCGTCCATGACGCTGACGGACGCGTCGCTGATCTGCAGCAGCCGGTCGTTGGGGATCACGATCAGCGTGTCGCACTCGTTGCGCAGTCCGTCGATGCCGTCCTCGGCCGCGGTCGCCCGCCGCTTGCCCTCGAAGGTGAACGGACGGGTCACGACGCCGATCGTGAGTGCGCCGAGCTTGCGGGCGATACTGGCCACGACCGGCGCCCCGCCGGTCCCGGTGCCGCCGCCCTCGCCCGCGGTCACGAAGACCATGTCGGCGCCCTTGAGCACCTCCTCGATCTCCTCGCTGTGGTCCTCGGCGGCCTGCCGGCCCACGTCGGGGTCGGCGCCCGCGCCGAGGCCCCGGGTCAGCTCCCGGCCCACGTCCAGCTTGACGTCGGCGTCGCTCATCAGCAGCGCCTGCGCGTCGGTGTTGATCGCGATGAACTCGACACCCTTGAGCCCGACCTCGATCATCCGGTTGACGGCGTTGACGCCGCCGCCGCCGATTCCGACGACCTTGATGATCGCGAGGTAGTTCTGCGGAGGGGTCATTCGACTGCCTTCCTGTTGCCGCGTCTGGGGCAGCTTGTCTCGGGTTCGATGGGCTGGACTCTCATCCTCAGGTAGACCCTTATAGTTATGTCAACCTGAGCGATAGGTCGGACAGTAAAGAGCGCCTGCGGGCCGTTCAAGCACCGCGCCGCGTGTCGCGGAAATATCGGGATCCGCGTGTCGTGGCCGCTCTGTCCGGCTCGCTACCATTGAGGCGGCAACGACGAGGACACGTCGGGGCGGAACTCAGCGCAGAGCGACCCGGGGACGGTGTGAGCCCGGGGGCCGGACCCGCCGCGACATCACCTCCGAGCACCGGAAGAACGGCCGCACCGCACCCATGTTGGGGGCCCGCGACCCGGTAGACCCGGACACCGAACGAAGTGGGCCCGCGGCCGTCCCCCGCGGGTCAACGAGGGTGGTACCGCGGCACGCGAGTGTCGTCCCTCGAGCCGCCACACTCGAGGGAGTTCCGCCCGTGCCCGGCTACCAGCCGCTTCCGGCCCACGTCGATCTGGCCGCTCTCGACCGCGACGTCATCGCGCAATGGCGCGCAGGCAAGGTCTTCCGGCGCAGCCTCGAGCAGACCGCGCAGGGTCCGACCTGGACGTTCTACGAAGGTCCGCCGACGGCCAACGGCATGCCCGGCACGCATCACGTGGAGGCGCGTGTCTTCAAGGATGTCTTCCCCCGGTTCAAGACCATGAAGGGCTACCACGTCCCCCGCATGGCCGGCTGGGACTGCCACGGCCTGCCCGTCGAGCTCGCCGTCGAGAAGGAACTCGGCTTCACCGGTAAGCCGGATATCGAGGCCTACGGCATCGCGGAGTTCAACGCGAAGTGCCGCGAGAACGTCCAGCGGCACGTCGACGTGTTCGAGGCGATGAGCGAGCGGATGGGCTACTGGGCCGACTACGACAACGCCTACTGGACGATGCGGCCGGATTACGTCGAGTCGGTCTGGTGGGCGCTGAAGCAGATCTTCGACAAGGGCCTGCTGGTCGAGGACTACCGGGTCACGCCGTACTGCCCGCGGTGCGGGACGGGACTGTCCGACCATGAGGTGGCGCAGGGCTACGAGGAGGTCACCGATCCCTCGGTGTATGTGCGGTTTCCGCTGACGTCCGGCCCGTGGGCCGGACGGGCCGACCTCCTCGTGTGGACGACGACGCCGTGGACGCTCGTGTCGAACGTGTCGGTCGCGGTCAACCCGGACGTCACCTACGCGCTAGCGCGGTCCGGCGAAGAAACGCTCGTCGTCGCGGAGGCGCTGGTCGGCAAGCTCCTCGGTGACGACGCCGAGGTGCTCGCCACCTGCACCGGACGCGAGCTCGAACGCTGGCGTTACCGGCGCCCGTTCGACTACGTACCACTCGAGAACGCCAACATCGTCGTCCTCGCCGACTACGTCACCACCGACGACGGTTCGGGCCTCGTCCACCAGGCGCCGGCGTTCGGCGCCGACGACATGGCGTCGGGCCGGGCTTACGGGCTCCCCGTGGTCAACCCGATCGGGCGGGACGGGCACTTCGAGCCGGAACTTCCGGTCGTCGGCGGTGTCTTCTTCAAGGACGCCGACGAACTCCTGGTCGCGGACCTGAAGGCGCGTGGACTGCTGTTCCGGCACGTCCCCTACACGCACAGCTATCCGCACTGCTGGCGCTGCCACACCCCGCTGATGTACTACGCGCTGCCGTCCTGGTACGTCCGCACCACCGCGATCAAGGACCGGCTGCTCGCGGAGAACGAACGCACCACGTGGTACCCCGACCGCATCAAGCACGGCCGATACGGCGACTGGCTGAACAACAACATCGACTGGGCGCTGTCGCGCGACCGGTTCTGGGGGACGCCGTTGCCGGTCTGGCGCAACGACGCCGACCCGTCCCGCATGGTGTGCGTGGGCTCGCTGGCCGAACTGCAGGAACTGTCCGGCGTGGACCTGGCCGATCCGCACCGTCCGTTCGTCGACGAAGTCACGTTCACCCGCGACGGCGAGGAAGGGACCTACCGGCGGGTGCCGCAGGTGATCGATGCGTGGTTCGACTCGGGCGCGATGCCGTTCGCGCAGTTCGGCGCGCCGTACCGCAACGCCGACATCGCGCGCGCCTCGTACCCGGCCGACTTCATCTGCGAGGCGATCGACCAGACGCGCGGCTGGTTCTACTCGTTGATGGCGATCGGGACACTCGTCAACGACGAGAACGCCTACCGCACGGTGCTCTGCCTCGGCCACATCCTCGCCGAGGACGGCCGCAAGATGAGTAAGCACCTCGGCAACATCCTCGAGCCGATCCCGCTGATGGAACGGCACGGCGCCGACGCGGTGCGCTGGTTCATGCTCTGCACCGGCTCGCCGTGGTCGTCGCGGCGGGTCGGGCACAAGGTGCTCGACGAGATCGCGTCCAGGGTGCTGCGCACCTACTGGTCGGTGGCGTCCTTCCAGTCGCTGTACGCGCGCGCGAACCGTTGGGAGACAGGGCAATCCGGCGAGCCGACGGTGCTCGACCGGTGGGCACGCTCCGGGGTGCACCGGCTCGCCGCCGAGGTGGACGCGGCGCTGGAGGACTTCGACACCGCCCGCGCCGGGCGGGCCCTGAGCGCCTACATCGACGACCTGTCCAACTGGTACGTACGCCGGTCGCGGCGCCGGTTCTGGGACGGCGACCCGGCCGCGCTCTCGACGCTGCACGAGTGCCTGCGGATGCTGACGCTGCTGCTGGCGCCGTTCGTGCCGTTCGTGACCGAGCGGGTGTGGTCGGCGCTGTTCGCGACGACCGGGTCCGGTGACTCGGTCCACCTGGCCGAGTGGCCACAGGCCGATCCCCGGGCGATCGACGACGACGTCGCTGCGCAGGTCGCGCTGGTGCGCCGGCTGGTCGAGCTCGGGCGCTCGGCGCGGGCCGACTCGAAGGTCAAGGTCCGCCAGCCGCTGTCGCGCGCGCTGATCTCTGCCCCCGGCTGGGGACGGATTCCGCGCGACCTCGTGGACCAGGTCCGCGATGAGCTCAACGTCGTGGAGCTGGCGTCCCTGGCCGACGCCGACGAGCTCGTCGAGGTCGCGGTCAAGCCGAACTTCCGCGAGCTGGGCCGGCGCTTCGGCAAGCGGACCCAGGCGGTCGCATCGGCGATCCAGCAGGCCGACGTAGGTGCGTTCGTCGCGGCGTACCGGAACGGAACCGCGGCGGTCGAGGTGGACGGTGAGCCGGTGCCGATCGGCGGCGACGAGGTGGTCGTCTCCGAGACGCCCCGCTCGGGCTGGGCGGTCGCGTCGGCGGGACCGGACACCGTCGCCCTCGACCTGGAGTTGACGCACGAGCTGCGGCTGCTCGGCCTGGTCCGCGACGTGGTGCGGTTCGTCCAGGACGCACGCAAGAACGCCGGGTTCGAGGTCACCGACCGCATCGCGCTGCACTGGCGGGTCGGCGGCTCCCCCGAACCGGCGGAGGCGGTCCGCCGGCACGCCGGGCAGCTGGCGGCGGAGGTGCTGGCCACCTCGGTCGACGAGGGCGCCCCGGCGTCACCGGAGGGCTACGAGGTCGCCGAGGACGACGACCTCGGCCTCACCATCTGGCTGCGCCGCACCACCCCTTCATGATCAAGAGGGGATTTCGGTACGAAACGCCGTACGAATCCCCTCTTGATCATGGGGTTCGGCGCCCCCGAACTTTCATGATCGTGATCGGATTTGTACGGCGTTTCGCGGCTTCATCCGATCACGATCATGAAAGGAGTGCCGGGGGCTAGATGTCAGTGGACGACGACGACCGGCGGGGTGCTCACGTCGTACGTCGTCCCCGGTCGCTTGAGCAGTGCCAGCAGGGCACGGCCCTTGATGGTCATCTGCCCGGTGCCGCCCCACAGGGCGGTGCGGTTGTGGGTGAGGTTGAGGGTGACGTGGTCGGGGTCGGTGACCGAGACGCTCACGGTGATCGACCGCAGTGCGGCCGGCAGATGGGCCACCACGTCGACGGCGGCACGACGCGCGGCGCGCGGGGCGTCGGCCGTCGCGAGGCGGGGCAGGCCGGTGGCGGTCGCGACCGCGGCGAAGCGATACCCGGACGCGTCGACCAGCCACGGCTTGCCATCACGGACGACGTAGGCCACGCCGGTGCGTTCGTGGATCGCGATCACGAGCCCCGACGGCCACTTGCGGCTGACCTCGACCTTCGCGACCCGGGGCAACGCCGCCACCCGCTCGCGCACCGGTGCGGTGTCGACGCGCACCAGCGGGACGCCGCGCGGCACAGCGGCCGCGGCGAGTACCTGCCCGCGGGTCAGCCGCGACAGCCCGGTCACGGTGACCGACCGGACGCTGAAGAGGGCGGTGAAGAAGACGACGTAGCAGCCGGCGAGGACGACGACGAGCAGTGCGGCAGCGATCAACGTGCGACGCCGCGGCCGACGCCGGCGCGACCCCGTCGGCCGGCCGGCCTGCCGGGACCGGTCGTCGGCGAGTGTCCTCACGGCACGCCCCCGTCCAGCTCGACGAGCACCTCCGGGCCGACCATCGTGACGTCTCCGGCGCCCATGGTGACGATCACGTCGCCCGGCCGCGCCGTGGCGGCCAGGGTCGGCGCCACCGCCGACCACGACGGCTCGAAGCGCACCTGCTCGGCCGGCAGCGGTACGGCGGCCGCGACCGCCGCGCCGGTGACCCCGGGGATCGGGTCCTCGCGGGCGCCGTAGACCGCCATCACCACGACCTCGTCGGCCAGCCCGAGCGCCGTACCGAGCTCCTCACCGAAGGCCTGGGTGCGGCTGTAGAGGTGCGGCTGGAAGGCCACGATGAGCCGCCCGGAGCCGGCGACCACACGGGCGGCGCGCAGCTGGGCGGCGATCTTCGTCGGGGCGTGTGCGTAGTCGTCGTAGACCCGGACTCCCCCGGCCATTCCCTTGTACTCGAACCGCCGCCGGACTCCGGTGAAGGCCGTGAGGCCGGCCAGGAGCGGGTCGAGCGGCAGGCCGAGCTGCAGCCCGGTGAGCAGCGCGGCCGCGGAGTTCAACGCCATGTGGTGGCCCGCGACACCGATCCGTATCGACGCGAGCGGGGCGCCGTCGAGCACGGCGTCGTACGACGTCCCGTCCGGCCGGACGGAGACACCGATCAGCCGCAGGTCGGCGTCGTCGGCCGTGCCGTAGGTGCGCACCGTCAGCGGCAGCCCGCGGGCGACCTCGGCCAGCCGCCGGCCGCCGGGATCGTCGATGCCGACGGTGAGGAAGCCGCCCGGGTCGATGCGGCCGAGGAAGTCCTCGAAGGCCCGCACGTAGGCCTGCGGGGTGCCGTGCTGGTCGAGGTGGTCGACCTCGACGT
Protein-coding regions in this window:
- the murC gene encoding UDP-N-acetylmuramate--L-alanine ligase; the protein is MGPESPGPAKADLGVVHFVGIGGVGMSGIARIMLARGYTVSGSDAKESTILAALRALGATVHVGHRADNLGAADTVVVSTAIRPSNPELAEARRRGLLVIPRAAALAAVMAGRRGVAVAGTAGKTTTTSMLTVAAQHCGVDPSFAIGGDLNESGSNAHNGSGDLFIAEADESDGSFLLLSPAAAVVTNVEVDHLDQHGTPQAYVRAFEDFLGRIDPGGFLTVGIDDPGGRRLAEVARGLPLTVRTYGTADDADLRLIGVSVRPDGTSYDAVLDGAPLASIRIGVAGHHMALNSAAALLTGLQLGLPLDPLLAGLTAFTGVRRRFEYKGMAGGVRVYDDYAHAPTKIAAQLRAARVVAGSGRLIVAFQPHLYSRTQAFGEELGTALGLADEVVVMAVYGAREDPIPGVTGAAVAAAVPLPAEQVRFEPSWSAVAPTLAATARPGDVIVTMGAGDVTMVGPEVLVELDGGVP
- the ileS gene encoding isoleucine--tRNA ligase, which produces MPGYQPLPAHVDLAALDRDVIAQWRAGKVFRRSLEQTAQGPTWTFYEGPPTANGMPGTHHVEARVFKDVFPRFKTMKGYHVPRMAGWDCHGLPVELAVEKELGFTGKPDIEAYGIAEFNAKCRENVQRHVDVFEAMSERMGYWADYDNAYWTMRPDYVESVWWALKQIFDKGLLVEDYRVTPYCPRCGTGLSDHEVAQGYEEVTDPSVYVRFPLTSGPWAGRADLLVWTTTPWTLVSNVSVAVNPDVTYALARSGEETLVVAEALVGKLLGDDAEVLATCTGRELERWRYRRPFDYVPLENANIVVLADYVTTDDGSGLVHQAPAFGADDMASGRAYGLPVVNPIGRDGHFEPELPVVGGVFFKDADELLVADLKARGLLFRHVPYTHSYPHCWRCHTPLMYYALPSWYVRTTAIKDRLLAENERTTWYPDRIKHGRYGDWLNNNIDWALSRDRFWGTPLPVWRNDADPSRMVCVGSLAELQELSGVDLADPHRPFVDEVTFTRDGEEGTYRRVPQVIDAWFDSGAMPFAQFGAPYRNADIARASYPADFICEAIDQTRGWFYSLMAIGTLVNDENAYRTVLCLGHILAEDGRKMSKHLGNILEPIPLMERHGADAVRWFMLCTGSPWSSRRVGHKVLDEIASRVLRTYWSVASFQSLYARANRWETGQSGEPTVLDRWARSGVHRLAAEVDAALEDFDTARAGRALSAYIDDLSNWYVRRSRRRFWDGDPAALSTLHECLRMLTLLLAPFVPFVTERVWSALFATTGSGDSVHLAEWPQADPRAIDDDVAAQVALVRRLVELGRSARADSKVKVRQPLSRALISAPGWGRIPRDLVDQVRDELNVVELASLADADELVEVAVKPNFRELGRRFGKRTQAVASAIQQADVGAFVAAYRNGTAAVEVDGEPVPIGGDEVVVSETPRSGWAVASAGPDTVALDLELTHELRLLGLVRDVVRFVQDARKNAGFEVTDRIALHWRVGGSPEPAEAVRRHAGQLAAEVLATSVDEGAPASPEGYEVAEDDDLGLTIWLRRTTPS
- the ftsZ gene encoding cell division protein FtsZ codes for the protein MTPPQNYLAIIKVVGIGGGGVNAVNRMIEVGLKGVEFIAINTDAQALLMSDADVKLDVGRELTRGLGAGADPDVGRQAAEDHSEEIEEVLKGADMVFVTAGEGGGTGTGGAPVVASIARKLGALTIGVVTRPFTFEGKRRATAAEDGIDGLRNECDTLIVIPNDRLLQISDASVSVMDAFKSADQVLLSGVQGITDLITTPGLINLDFADVKSVMSGAGSALMGIGNARGDNRAVTAAEMAVASPLLEASMDGAHGVLLSISGGSDLGLFEINESASLVANAAHPDANIIFGAVIDDALGDEVRVTVIAAGFDGGAPTYKKAEPARQARPESSAAVAGSSTTGSAGSTAAAPAAEPAAPRTGGAAPSPHAAPAATPNPAPAPAGNVGRAVGRRAVEFEDELDVPDFLKS
- a CDS encoding FtsQ-type POTRA domain-containing protein encodes the protein MRTLADDRSRQAGRPTGSRRRRPRRRTLIAAALLVVVLAGCYVVFFTALFSVRSVTVTGLSRLTRGQVLAAAAVPRGVPLVRVDTAPVRERVAALPRVAKVEVSRKWPSGLVIAIHERTGVAYVVRDGKPWLVDASGYRFAAVATATGLPRLATADAPRAARRAAVDVVAHLPAALRSITVSVSVTDPDHVTLNLTHNRTALWGGTGQMTIKGRALLALLKRPGTTYDVSTPPVVVVH